One window from the genome of Metabacillus flavus encodes:
- a CDS encoding YuzL family protein: MSRKKADPSKSQLGSPETEGQGTTNQEAGKQKSSASSKAKKM; this comes from the coding sequence ATGTCACGCAAAAAAGCAGATCCGTCGAAATCACAGCTTGGTTCGCCTGAGACAGAAGGACAGGGAACGACAAATCAAGAAGCAGGAAAACAAAAAAGCTCTGCATCATCCAAAGCGAAAAAAATGTGA
- a CDS encoding phosphatidylglycerophosphatase A family protein has protein sequence MAKYTMKEMTAITIDMLKDRGVTIADIADIVFRLQERYIPALTHEDCVYNVERVLSKREIVHAVLTGLALDELAEKKLLPQPLQHLVETDEPLYGIDEIIPLSIVNVYGSIGLTNFGFLDKEKFGIIKELDEHKDDRVNTFLDDIVAALAAAAASRMAHRSRDKEEEDQSEQMIGS, from the coding sequence ATGGCTAAATACACGATGAAAGAAATGACCGCAATTACCATTGATATGCTGAAAGACAGGGGAGTAACGATAGCTGATATTGCCGATATCGTCTTCCGGCTTCAGGAACGCTACATACCGGCGCTTACCCATGAAGACTGTGTCTATAATGTAGAACGGGTGCTAAGCAAAAGGGAAATCGTCCACGCCGTTTTAACCGGACTTGCTTTGGATGAACTAGCTGAAAAGAAATTGCTGCCCCAGCCGCTGCAGCATCTCGTAGAAACGGACGAGCCTTTATATGGAATTGATGAAATCATTCCCCTTTCAATCGTCAATGTATATGGTTCGATCGGACTGACCAACTTCGGATTTCTTGATAAAGAGAAATTCGGGATTATTAAAGAACTGGATGAGCATAAAGATGATCGGGTCAATACATTCCTTGATGATATTGTGGCTGCATTGGCTGCAGCGGCAGCGAGCAGAATGGCCCATCGAAGCCGTGATAAAGAAGAGGAAGATCAGTCAGAGCAGATGATAGGAAGCTAG
- a CDS encoding YpjP family protein, producing MNKWLKKSLVALFSIVTLGMVSPPAVLLAEENSQDFSKTIIPEQSDSHKSQIIEPDIQYFKQMAKEQTHQKFGDRIGPVIESKFDMMILPKIEEVMERELTLEESSNLVISEKPGSGRSEKIFHIYDRNSGKDVIRFHVRVDHPPGEGYWFNFHYHLSRDSFEQHHELGSIYWDRNTPPAWMTH from the coding sequence ATGAATAAATGGCTTAAAAAATCGCTCGTAGCCTTGTTCTCAATTGTCACACTGGGAATGGTTTCGCCTCCCGCTGTGCTGCTCGCAGAAGAGAATTCTCAAGACTTTTCTAAAACCATCATTCCCGAGCAATCAGATTCCCACAAATCGCAAATTATTGAACCGGATATCCAATATTTTAAACAGATGGCCAAAGAGCAAACGCATCAAAAATTCGGGGACAGAATTGGCCCGGTAATTGAATCGAAATTCGATATGATGATCCTGCCAAAAATCGAAGAAGTAATGGAAAGAGAGCTGACATTAGAAGAATCCTCAAATCTTGTAATCAGTGAGAAACCCGGTTCAGGGAGAAGCGAAAAAATCTTTCATATTTACGACCGGAATTCCGGTAAAGATGTAATTCGTTTCCACGTCCGTGTGGATCATCCTCCCGGAGAGGGCTACTGGTTCAATTTTCATTACCATTTAAGCAGAGATTCATTTGAACAGCATCATGAACTGGGCAGCATTTATTGGGACCGGAATACTCCACCCGCTTGGATGACTCATTAA